A window from Temnothorax longispinosus isolate EJ_2023e chromosome 1, Tlon_JGU_v1, whole genome shotgun sequence encodes these proteins:
- the LOC139816328 gene encoding uncharacterized protein isoform X2, which produces MSFARKRKIIGPATRTIVPYRGSTDQDSTEKRIRRKTEEEVTSDSEEESDEDICTEIVPGKEQTVSLPLSPSYIKSCSRTQIKSTIVDHTWKIDQFMCLPNIMSMIKSPLFPDTGQYMIQIDISRQSDTIFVFKFCILTSKTFNGSCTTTIMLQPDARTLTSRFITGGISNKTLLLEISTSNFRIHYSDTLIVHCKLEYFHDLEHKTTRMNLIPSSTVFSKDARYFENLIFDKEPKDEESIKFVVGREQYFVSKKLLWASKSSYFKNICRTHEQGREKNMTKELTSNELQTFKQILLYIITGSVKQCDHDMLKKLLTAADKYDVLALKLTCEHYLLRSLTIENAVELVQLASSCNAKFLEVHSANFIKFHTKEITNTKEC; this is translated from the exons ATGTCGTTTGCAAGGAAACGTAAGATTATAGGTCCGGCCACAAGGACCATAGTACCGTACCGTGGTTCGACTGATCAAGACTCAACGGAAAAGCGAATAAGACGTAAAACGGAAGAGGAGGTT aCTTCTGACAGTGAAGAAGAAAGTGATGAGGATATCTGTACTGAGATTGTACCTGGAAAGGAGCAAACAGTGTCTTTACCATTGTCACCTTCCTATATAAAGAGCTGTTCTCGAACTCAGATTAAGTCGACTATAGTTGACCATACATggaaaattgatcaatttatgTGTCTTCCTAATATCATGAGTATGATAAAGTCGCCACTGTTTCCAGACACAGGTCAATACATGATTCAAATAGATATTTCACGTCAATCTGATACAATATTTGTAttcaaattttgtatacttacTAGTAAAACATTTAACGGTTCATGTACCACTACTATAATGCTACAGCCTGATGCAAGAACTTTAACATCAAGATTCATTACGGGTGGTATATCGAATAAGACATTGTTACTTGAAATCTCGACATCTAACTTTCGAATTCATTATTCAGATACTCTTATAGTACATTGCAAGTTGGAATATTTTCATGATCTGGAACATAAAACTACACGTATGAATTTAATACCATCGTCAACAGTTTTTTCAAAAGACGctagatattttgaaaatttgatcTTTGACAAGGAACCTAAAGATGAGGAATCAATCAAATTTGTGGTAGGAAGAGAACAGTATTTTgtatcaaaaaaattgttgtggGCCAGTAAGAGTAGctactttaaaaatatctgccGTACACATGAGCagggaagagaaaaaaatatgacaaagGAATTAACGAGTAACGAGTTACAAACttttaaacagattttattatatattataactggCTCAGTAAAGCAATGTGATCATGAcatgcttaaaaaattattaacagcaGCTGATAAATATGATGTACTAGCTTTGAAACTGACATGTGAACATTATTTGTTACGCAGTCTTACGATTGAGAATGCCGTAGAACTTGTGCAGCTTGCGTCTTCgtgtaatgcaaaatttttagaagTGCATTcggcaaattttattaagtttcatacaaaagaaattacaaataCTAAGGAATGTTGA
- the LOC139816328 gene encoding uncharacterized protein isoform X1 — protein sequence MMYKIRNNKFNSYENFTHRSSTTLTIKLRRESNLLIILTSDSEEESDEDICTEIVPGKEQTVSLPLSPSYIKSCSRTQIKSTIVDHTWKIDQFMCLPNIMSMIKSPLFPDTGQYMIQIDISRQSDTIFVFKFCILTSKTFNGSCTTTIMLQPDARTLTSRFITGGISNKTLLLEISTSNFRIHYSDTLIVHCKLEYFHDLEHKTTRMNLIPSSTVFSKDARYFENLIFDKEPKDEESIKFVVGREQYFVSKKLLWASKSSYFKNICRTHEQGREKNMTKELTSNELQTFKQILLYIITGSVKQCDHDMLKKLLTAADKYDVLALKLTCEHYLLRSLTIENAVELVQLASSCNAKFLEVHSANFIKFHTKEITNTKEC from the exons ATgatgtataaaattagaaataacaaatttaattcttatgaGAATTTTACACATAGATCGTCTACCACTCTAACAATAAAACTTAGACGAGAAAGCAATTTACTAATAATTCTT aCTTCTGACAGTGAAGAAGAAAGTGATGAGGATATCTGTACTGAGATTGTACCTGGAAAGGAGCAAACAGTGTCTTTACCATTGTCACCTTCCTATATAAAGAGCTGTTCTCGAACTCAGATTAAGTCGACTATAGTTGACCATACATggaaaattgatcaatttatgTGTCTTCCTAATATCATGAGTATGATAAAGTCGCCACTGTTTCCAGACACAGGTCAATACATGATTCAAATAGATATTTCACGTCAATCTGATACAATATTTGTAttcaaattttgtatacttacTAGTAAAACATTTAACGGTTCATGTACCACTACTATAATGCTACAGCCTGATGCAAGAACTTTAACATCAAGATTCATTACGGGTGGTATATCGAATAAGACATTGTTACTTGAAATCTCGACATCTAACTTTCGAATTCATTATTCAGATACTCTTATAGTACATTGCAAGTTGGAATATTTTCATGATCTGGAACATAAAACTACACGTATGAATTTAATACCATCGTCAACAGTTTTTTCAAAAGACGctagatattttgaaaatttgatcTTTGACAAGGAACCTAAAGATGAGGAATCAATCAAATTTGTGGTAGGAAGAGAACAGTATTTTgtatcaaaaaaattgttgtggGCCAGTAAGAGTAGctactttaaaaatatctgccGTACACATGAGCagggaagagaaaaaaatatgacaaagGAATTAACGAGTAACGAGTTACAAACttttaaacagattttattatatattataactggCTCAGTAAAGCAATGTGATCATGAcatgcttaaaaaattattaacagcaGCTGATAAATATGATGTACTAGCTTTGAAACTGACATGTGAACATTATTTGTTACGCAGTCTTACGATTGAGAATGCCGTAGAACTTGTGCAGCTTGCGTCTTCgtgtaatgcaaaatttttagaagTGCATTcggcaaattttattaagtttcatacaaaagaaattacaaataCTAAGGAATGTTGA